Proteins encoded in a region of the Perognathus longimembris pacificus isolate PPM17 chromosome 11, ASM2315922v1, whole genome shotgun sequence genome:
- the Nes gene encoding nestin isoform X1 — protein MEGCLGEESFQMWELNRRLEAYLGRVKALEEQNELLGAELAALRAQSAEASWRARADDELAALRGLVDQRWREKHAAEVERDNLAEELEGVAGRCQQVRLARERVAEEAARHRRALETEQCAQGWLGSQAAELERELEDLRAAHEEERASLNAQAACAPRGPAPPRGPPARAPEVEELARRLGEAWRGAVRGYQERVAHMETSLGQARERLGHAVQGAREGRLELQQLRAERGGLQERRAALEQRLEGRWQERLQATEKFQLAVEALEQEKQGLQSQIAQVLEGRQQLAHLKMSLSLEVATYRTLLEAENERLQAPGSGSKTSLGFQDPKLELRFPGTPEGRRLGPLLPVLSPTPLPSPLPNTLETPVPAFLKSQEFLQTHTPTPTLASTPIPTTPKAPCPATCTEIRAQDAPLSLLQPQDGRQQAPESLWAEAKAAFPGSILPGPEEPGGQQQEASAGQSLEDQASSVPLLSSECPKLEVNDGEPSGTKVSSIFQEGKGQVWGLVEKGVDIEFKAVSSLQPETQQEEGVLDMKEIQDSHSLFEKETVKVLQEKIQEAAMSVENQSHKTLEEGNPGYLRSLEEENLETIKSTEKENQELLKSLEGKAMEAERPLDKEVPELPKFVGKEDTQTLQSLGKENQELMMSPKDSIETVLSLGKENQELVRSLEEENLELLRALEKESQQSLRPQETEGQETWRSIAKENQECLTPLEDENQEIFRPLEEENQEPLKSQEEEDQEIVRPPEKENQEPSRSLEEDQRPLEQENQEPLRSVEEDQRPLEKEEQEPLRSVEEDQRPLEQENQELLRSVEEEDQRPLEKENQEPLRSVEEEDQRPLEKENQEPLRSVEEEDQRPLEKENQEPLRSVEEEDQRPLEKENQEPLRSVEEEDQRPLEKENQEPLRSVEEEDQRSVSPLEKENLEALSSPEEDQIIVSSLEKENQESSESLEEDQRIVSSLEIENLEPLKPSEEEDQEKRSSLEQENQEPLEEEVDQEMRSSLEQENQEPLDEEEEDQEMRSSLEQENQEPEEEEEQEILRSLKQDIQHPLSALGEDQMTFRPPEKANPEPLKSFGKEQEIDWSFEKENEELFKSLKEESVEVVRSFETENLEPLKSARDEDLEILKSLETQEPLGDLEEINKETTKALEKDIQDPLGSVDENQETLRPSEKENQKPMSSLEEQNLETLTSPEEAEEESQMDLGEEESLEMGEKQQSLRSLEEVQQELPQSPNQPRWEDMEMEDQTLAQALPAEKAGMGHEDEVELDLREQDRKVEAAPQGQPQLNIMGESWASVSSEPKEQRVPAEGANGMGGSEGLQDGEGQPQHVGISQGKPEVIELRVEADVPIESNQVSLEVTLESETVQGEAVGGAEVGLEQEVPEVGLEDPEHLPREEVRQPLMGEESLETQSAQGLEEPRKDLERADDLEVAATELPRTSGDPLELPRGWEEPVPAGPWGADAPPLRSPGTEADEGTQPGLVLPSPGPSEYWPPSPIPEDAPEPQLQTERGQEATWGEEGRAEALGKEEGTPEEFGLRDVPKEGLQEEEEEEESREESEADELGETLPDSTPLGLYLSSPASPRWGLAGEQRPGPQGEAGEESWDSDVLASKGLAAPLSEEEEGGEDPEEEEEPGPDSDLSEEFEDLRTEASHLPGILREVADSLSQVPQLLEPAGWDQDGESDGFADEEESGEEGEEEEEERTEPGSEGEEEEKERTKPGSRPWEQGSSVSSLQALGSSQGGDLLEPEAVDVSVPWDGGLRGTVADAPVTAPEMESQDSAESSASEEEADSVPLERKDQVSGPLEMSREVEDMGSGQEDIFGVNGQGPSFEESEHVNGMVMNGLERSKEVGPGTQGTLDGDQELPLQEEEGEVQKSPWVGTPVHLAPGRYLRFAPREVEGDSWSSGED, from the exons ATGGAGGGCTGCCTGGGGGAGGAATCGTTCCAGATGTGGGAGCTCAATCGACGCCTGGAGGCCTACCTGGGCCGGGTGAAGGCGCTGGAGGAGCAGAACGAGCTGCTGGGCGCGGAGCTCGCGGCTCTGCGCGCCCAGTCCGCCGAGGCGTCCTGGCGAGCCCGTGCCGACGACGAGCTGGCCGCGCTGCGGGGCCTGGTGGACCAGCGCTGGCGGGAGAAGCACGCGGCGGAGGTGGAGCGCGACAACCTGGCCGAGGAGCTGGAGGGCGTGGCGGGCCGGTGCCAGCAGGTGCGGCTGGCCCGGGAGCGGGTCGCCGAGGAGGCCGCCCGCCACCGACGTGCGCTGGAGACGGAGCAGTGCGCCCAGGGCTGGCTGGGCAGCCAGGCTGCGGAGCTGGAGCGCGAGCTGGAGGATCTGCGCGCCGCGCACGAGGAGGAGCGCGCCAGCCTCAACGCCCAGGCCGCCTGtgccccccgcggccccgcgccgccccgcgggcccccggcccgcgcccccgaGGTGGAGGAGCTGGCCAGGCGGCTGGGGGAGGCGTGGCGCGGGGCTGTGCGCGGCTACCAGGAGCGCGTGGCGCACATGGAGACGTCGCTGGGCCAGGCCCGCGAGCGGCTGGGCCACGCCGTGCAGGGCGCCCGGGAGGGTCGCCTGGAGCTACAGCAGCTCCGGGCGGAGCGCGGCGGCCTCCAGGAGCGCAGGGCGGCGTTGGAACAGAGGTTGGAGGGTCGTTGGCAGGAGCGGCTGCAGGCCACTGAAAAGTTCCAG CTGGCGGTGGAGGCTCTGGAGCAGGAGAAGCAGGGCCTGCAGAGCCAGATTGCTCAGGTGTTGGAAGGTCGGCAGCAGCTGGCACACCTTAAGATGTCACTCAGCCTAGAGGTGGCTACATACAG GACTCTGCTGGAGGCGGAGAACGAAAGGCTGCAGGCACCAGGCAGTGGTTCCAAGACTTCCCTTGGCTTCCAGG ACCCCAAGCTGGAGCTGCGTTTCCCTGGGACCCCTGAGGGCCGGCGTCTGGGACCTTTGCTCCCTGTCCTCAGCCCaactcctctcccctcacccttGCCCAATACCCTTGAGACACCTGTGCCAGCCTTTCTGAAGAGCCAGGAATTCCTTCAGACCCATACTCCTACTCCCACTCTAGCCAGCACCCCCATCCCAACCACACCTAAAGCTCCCTGTCCTGCTACCTGTACAGAGATCAGAGCCCAGGATGCCCCCCTCTCCCTGCTCCAGCCACAGGATGGGAGGCAACAGGCTCCAGAGTCCCTGTGGGCTGAAGCCAAGGCAGCGTTCCCTGGCAGCATCCTCCCAGGACCAGAGGAGCCTGGAGGCCAGCAGCAAGAGGCCAGTGCAGGCCAGTCCCTTGAGGATCAGGCCTCCTCAGTCCCACTCCTCAGTTCTGAGTGCCCCAAATTAGAGGTTAACGATGGAGAACCCAGTGGGACTAAAGTATCTAGTATATTCCAAGAAGGTAAAGGGCAAGTCTGGGGGCTGGTAGAGAAAGGAGTAGACATAGAGTTCAAAGCAGTGAGTAGTTTACAGCCGGAAACACAGCAAGAGGAAGGAGTCTTGGATATGAAGGAAATTCAGGACTCCCACAGTCTCTTTGAAAAAGAAACTGTGAAGGTTCTCCAAGAGAAGATTCAAGAGGCAGCAATGTCTGTGGAAAACCAGAGCCACAAGACACTAGAGGAAGGGAATCCTGGGTATCTAAGGTCTTTAGAAGAAGAGAACTTAGAAACAATTAaaagtacagaaaaagaaaatcaggagtTACTAAAGTCTTTAGAAGGAAAGGCTATGGAGGCAGAGAGACCTCTAGATAAGGAGGTTCCTGAACTACCTAAGTTTGTAGGAAAAGAGGACACACAAACATTGCAGTCCTTAGGAAAGGAGAACCAAGAACTAATGATGTCTCCTAAAGACAGCATAGAGACAGTTTTATCTCTAGGAAAGGAAAACCAGGAATTAGTAAGATCTCTAGAAGAGGAGAACTTAGAGTTATTGAGAGCTCTTGAAAAAGAGAGCCAGCAATCACTGAGACCTCAAGAAACAGAGGGCCAGGAGACATGGAGATCTATAGCAAAAGAGAATCAGGAGTGCCTGACACCTCTTGAAGATGAGAATCAGGAGATCTTTAGACCTCTGGAGGAAGAGAATCAGGAGCCACTGAAGTCACAAGAAGAGGAGGACCAGGAGATTGTGAGACCTCCAGAAAAAGAGAATCAAGAGCCATCGAGGTCACTAGAAGAGGACCAGAGACCTCTAGAACAAGAAAATCAAGAGCCATTGAGGTCTGTAGAAGAGGACCAGAGACCtctagaaaaagaagaacaagagcCATTGAGGTCTGTAGAAGAGGACCAGAGACCTCTAGAACAAGAAAATCAAGAGCTATTGAGGTCTGTAGAAGAAGAGGACCAGAGacctctagaaaaagaaaatcaagagccATTGAGGTCTGTAGAAGAAGAGGACCAGAGacctctagaaaaagaaaatcaagagccATTGAGGTCTGTAGAAGAAGAGGACCAGAGacctctagaaaaagaaaatcaagagccATTGAGGTCTGTAGAAGAAGAGGACCAGAGacctctagaaaaagaaaatcaagagccATTGAGGTCTGTAGAAGAAGAGGACCAGAGacctctagaaaaagaaaatcaagagccATTGAGGTCTGTAGAAGAAGAGGACCAAAGGTCTGTCAGCCCTTTAGAAAAGGAGAACCTGGAGGCTCTGAGCTCTCCAGAAGAAGACCAGATAATTGTGAGCTCTCTAGAAAAAGAGAACCAGGAGTCATCAGAGTCTCTAGAAGAGGACCAGAGGATTGTGAGCTCTTTAGAAATAGAGAATCTGGAGCCACTGAAACCTTCAGAAGAAGAGGACCAGGAGAAGAGGAGTTCTCTTGAACAAGAGAATCAGGAGCCTCTAGAAGAAGAAGTGGACCAGGAGATGAGGAGTTCTCTTGAACAAGAGAACCAGGAGCCTCtagatgaagaagaagaggacCAGGAGATGAGGAGTTCTCTTGAACAAGAGAACCAGGAgcctgaagaagaagaaga gCAAGAAATATTAAGATCTCTAAAACAAGATATTCAACATCCATTGAGTGCTCTAGGAGAAGACCAGATGACATTTAGACCACCAGAAAAGGCAAATCCAGAGCCACTGAAATCTTTTGGGAAAGAACAGGAGATAGATTGGTCTTTtgaaaaagagaatgaagagtTATTCAAGTCGCTGAAGGAAGAGAGTGTAGAAGTTGTGAGATCTTTTGAAACAGAGAACCTAGAACCACTGAAGTCTGCCAGAGACGAGGACCTGGAAATATTAAAATCTCTAGAAACCCAAGAGCCCCTGGGGGATCTAGAAGAAATTAATAAGGAGACAACGAAAGCTCTAGAAAAGGACATTCAAGATCCCCTGGGGTCTGTGGATGAAAACCAAGAGACACTGAGACCCTCAGAAAAGGAGAATCAGAAACCAATGAGCTCTCTGGAGGAGCAGAACCTAGAGACTCTGACATCTccagaagaggcagaggaagaaagccAAATGGATCTGGGAGAGGAAGAGAGTCTGGAGATGGGTGAGAAGCAACAGTCACTCAGGTCTCTGGAAGAGGTGCAACAGGAGCTGCCTCAGTCTCCAAATCAGCCCAGGTGGGAGGATATGGAGATGGAGGACCAAACCCTTGCTCAGGCACTCCCGGCTGAGAAGGCTGGAATGGGACATGAAGATGAGGTAGAACTGGACCTGAGGGAACAGGATAGGAAAGTGGAGGCTGCACCACAGGGACAGCCACAGCTAAACATCATGGGGGAGAGCTGGGCTTCTGTGAGTTCAGAGCCCAAAGAGCAGAGGGTCCCAGCAGAAGGAGCTAATGGGATGGGAGGCAGTGAGGGCCTCCAAGACGGTGAAGGTCAACCACAGCATGTGGGGATTTCCCAGGGAAAACCAGAAGTAATAGAGCTTCGAGTGGAAGCTGATGTACCCATAGAGAGTAACCAGGTCTCTCTAGAGGTGACCTTGGAATCAGAGACAGTCCAGGGTGAGgctgtgggaggagctgaggtggGACTGGAGCAGGAGGTCCCTGAGGTTGGGCTGGAGGacccagagcacttgcctagagaGGAGGTGAGGCAGCCACTTATGGGAGAGGAAAGTTTGGAGACACAGAGTGCTCAGGGCCTAGAAGAGCCCAGAAAGGACCTAGAGAGGGCAGATGATCTGGAGGTAGCAGCCACTGAACTGCCTAGGACAAGCGGAGACCCCCTGGAGcttcccaggggctgggaggagCCAGTGCCTGCAGGCCCTTGGGGAGCAGATGCTCCTCCCCTCAGGTCCCCAGGGACAGAGGCAGATGAGGGTACACAGCCAGGGCTGGTTCTCCCCAGTCCCGGGCCTTCTGAATACTGGCCACCCAGTCCAATCCCAGAAGATGCTCCAGAGCCCCAGCTCCAGACTGAGAGGGGCCAAGAGGCTACTTGGGGGGAAGAAGGCAGGGCTGAAGCtctgggaaaagaggaggggaccCCAGAGGAGTTTGGTCTTAGGGACGTCCCTAAAGAGGGTCtccaagaagaggaggaggaggaagagagcagagaagAGAGCGAGGCTGATGAGCTGGGGGAAACCCTTCCAGACTCCACACCTCTGGGTCTCTACCTCAGCTCCCCAGCCTCCCCTCGCTGGGGCTTGGCTGGAGAGCAGAGGCCCGGCCCtcagggggaggctggggaggaaagCTGGGACTCAGATGTCCTAGCCTCCAAGGGCTTGGCAGCTCCGctctcagaagaggaggagggtggggaggacccagaggaggaagaggagccaggCCCTGACTCTGACCTGTCAGAGGAATTTGAGGACCTAAGGACTGAGGCTTCTCATCTTCCAGGGATCCTCAGGGAGGTGGCAGACTCTCTGAGCCAGGTACCCCAACTTCTGGAGCCTGCAGGCTGGGATCAGGATGGGGAGTCTGATGGGTTTGCGGATGAAGAAGaaagtggggaggaaggagaggaagaagaagaggagaggacagaGCCAGGGTccgagggagaggaagaagaaaaggagaggacaaAGCCAGGCTCCAGACCGTGGGAGCAAGGCTCCTCTGTCAGCAGCCTCCAGGCTCTGGGTAGTTCTCAAGGAGGGGACCTCCTGGAGCCTGAGGCAGTGGATGTCAGTGTCCCCTGGGATGGTGGCTTGAGGGGCACTGTGGCTGATGCTCCTGTGACTGCCCCAGAGATGGAGTCCCAGGACAGTGCTGAGTCTTCTGCTTCCGAGGAGGAGGCTGATTCTGTTCCCTTGGAAAGGAAGGATCAAGTCTCTGGTCCTTTGGAGATGTCCAGAGAGGTGGAGGACATGGGCTCCGGGCAAGAGGACATCTTTGGTGTTAATGGTCAGGGACCCAGCTTCGAGGAGTCAGAACACGTGAATGGAATGGTGATGAATGGACTGGAGCGGTCCAAGGAAGTGGGACCCGGGACTCAGGGGACCCTGGATGGGGACCAAGAGCTCCCCttacaggaagaggagggggaagttCAGAAGTCACCATGGGTAGGGACTCCAGTACACCTGGCCCCAGGCAGGTACCTGAGATTTGCTCCAAGGGAAGTAGAGGGAGATTCCTGGTCTTCAGGAGAAGACTAG